One Methanohalophilus mahii DSM 5219 genomic window carries:
- a CDS encoding RAD55 family ATPase, giving the protein MQNNNNEYLEFQQMVQPPKNKNVLGNSNNYSGSASTDESKPHVMPTGISLLDDSLSGGLPSSSLIYFSADPLSMSEVFLYQFSQTRKTYYFATGRRPKYIHQDIVNLGFDPSNIIFVDVYGEYYFTQTGEMVSSVGNEFVDSKIIEFTEYNLQNIALDAEGDEVNVIFDTFSFYINLNVNTGLIKRLLNMLYETTKQMVSQTYLYSLKRSSPEALESDLFNSADVIFDVIVERSSDQIINKLSIPKIRGMIPTSDVIKFNVADGVHIDTSKDVV; this is encoded by the coding sequence ATGCAGAATAACAATAATGAATATCTTGAATTTCAGCAAATGGTACAACCGCCAAAAAACAAGAATGTTTTGGGCAATTCTAACAACTATTCTGGTAGTGCATCTACTGATGAATCAAAACCCCATGTTATGCCCACAGGCATATCTTTACTTGATGACAGTCTCAGTGGTGGTCTCCCGTCAAGTTCATTGATCTATTTTTCTGCCGATCCTCTATCGATGTCCGAGGTTTTCCTGTACCAGTTTTCTCAGACACGGAAAACTTACTATTTTGCCACAGGTCGGCGCCCTAAATATATCCATCAGGACATCGTAAACTTAGGCTTTGATCCCTCCAATATTATTTTTGTTGATGTTTATGGAGAATACTACTTTACACAAACCGGAGAAATGGTTAGCAGTGTGGGCAATGAGTTTGTTGATTCGAAGATAATAGAATTCACCGAATACAATCTACAGAATATTGCCCTGGATGCGGAAGGCGATGAGGTGAATGTAATATTTGATACTTTTTCCTTTTATATCAATCTTAATGTCAATACGGGCCTGATCAAACGTCTATTAAACATGCTTTATGAAACAACAAAACAGATGGTTTCACAAACCTATCTTTACAGTCTGAAAAGAAGCAGTCCGGAAGCACTTGAAAGTGACCTCTTCAATTCCGCAGATGTGATATTTGACGTAATCGTTGAAAGATCATCGGATCAAATAATAAACAAACTCTCAATCCCGAAAATCAGGGGTATGATACCTACTTCTGATGTTATCAAGTTCAATGTGGCAGATGGGGTCCATATTGATACATCAAAGGATGTTGTCTGA